In Legionella beliardensis, the following are encoded in one genomic region:
- a CDS encoding BLUF domain-containing protein has translation MHQLIYSSRAIPGFTLDDLTYLTEQSRKNNTELDITGLLLFYNHYFFQVLEGDKASLDLVYLNIARDKRHTDVTLLEIKPIDVRAFAHWRLGIANFPTQLPSMTPYNFFTKNLQFTLDDKAYIEPLIHSFAQGLNQVYVSI, from the coding sequence ATGCACCAACTTATCTATTCAAGTCGAGCTATACCTGGTTTTACCTTAGATGATTTAACTTATTTAACGGAGCAATCCCGTAAAAATAATACAGAGCTAGATATTACAGGCTTACTTCTATTTTATAATCACTATTTTTTTCAAGTCCTTGAAGGCGATAAAGCTAGCCTTGATTTAGTCTATCTTAATATTGCTCGTGATAAACGCCATACGGATGTAACCTTACTAGAAATAAAACCGATTGATGTTCGTGCGTTTGCTCACTGGCGCTTAGGCATTGCTAATTTTCCAACTCAACTTCCCTCTATGACACCGTATAATTTTTTCACTAAAAATTTGCAATTTACATTAGATGATAAAGCTTACATTGAGCCCCTTATTCATTCATTTGCCCAAGGTTTAAATCAAGTTTATGTCAGCATTTAG
- a CDS encoding TspO/MBR family protein: MNQKNNNLKLIGWIVGFELVGYFMGLITRANIHPWYEALNKSVLTPPPIVFSVVWSILYAMLALAGWALYYQNKQLPMRSIITLYWAQLIMNWAWTPLFFHFHLIELSLAWLVIIFCLTAVLIFKLWNKKTGLAIMLTPYLLWLLFAAYLNGAIWWLN; encoded by the coding sequence GTGAATCAAAAAAATAATAATTTAAAGTTAATAGGTTGGATTGTTGGTTTTGAGCTAGTGGGCTATTTTATGGGATTAATTACACGCGCGAACATCCATCCGTGGTATGAAGCCCTTAATAAATCCGTTTTAACCCCACCGCCGATAGTATTTTCAGTCGTGTGGTCAATATTGTATGCTATGCTCGCCCTAGCAGGTTGGGCCCTGTATTATCAGAATAAACAGTTACCTATGCGTTCAATAATAACGTTATATTGGGCTCAATTAATCATGAATTGGGCCTGGACACCGCTGTTTTTTCATTTTCATTTAATAGAATTAAGTCTAGCGTGGCTTGTTATTATTTTTTGTTTAACCGCAGTACTTATTTTTAAACTTTGGAATAAGAAAACTGGTCTAGCTATAATGCTAACACCTTATTTATTGTGGTTATTGTTCGCAGCCTACCTTAATGGTGCTATTTGGTGGCTTAACTAA